A section of the Pelomicrobium methylotrophicum genome encodes:
- the tkt gene encoding transketolase: protein MSAKAHLKDFQAPVFKDLTSAIRALAMDAVEKAKSGHPGMPMGMAEIAEVLWIHHLRHNPANPKWPDRDRFVLSNGHGSMLLYALLHLTGYDLPMEEIKRFRQLHSKTPGHPEYGVTPGVETTTGPLGQGLANAVGMAIAEKVLAAEFNRPGFDIVNHYTYVFLGDGCLMEGVSHEACSLAGVLGLGKLICFYDDNGISIDGHVEGWFTDDTPKRFEAYGWHVVPHVNGHDPVAIQRAIEEAKAVTDKPSLICCKTVIGMGAPNKAGSHDVHGAALGEAEVAATRPHIGWHYGPFEIPKEVYDAWDARAKGAKLEAQWNAKFAEYRKAYPREAAEFERRIKGELPEGWETHVQALIRRVNDKAETVATRKASQIAIEALAPHLPELIGGSADLTGSNLTHWSGSRPLTRTDGGNYIHYGVREFGMSAIMNGMALHGGFIPYGGTFLVFSDYARNAVRMAALMKTRTVFVFTHDSIGLGEDGPTHQPIEHAASLRLIPNMEVWRPCDTVETVVAWVRAIERRDGPVALLLSRQNVPFQARDADALERIRRGAYVLSEAVGGAPRCVIIATGSEVPLAMGAQKALADEGIPVRVVSMPCTSVFDRQDPQYREAVLPRGVPRVAVEAGVSDYWRKYVGLEGAVVGIDTFGESAPAADLFKHFGFTVENVVKAVKSVL from the coding sequence ATGAGTGCCAAGGCGCACTTGAAGGATTTCCAGGCACCGGTTTTCAAGGATCTCACCAGCGCCATCCGTGCGCTGGCCATGGACGCGGTGGAGAAGGCCAAGTCCGGCCATCCCGGCATGCCCATGGGCATGGCCGAGATCGCCGAGGTGCTGTGGATTCACCATCTGCGCCACAATCCCGCCAATCCCAAGTGGCCGGACCGGGACCGGTTCGTCCTGTCCAACGGTCACGGCTCGATGCTGCTCTACGCGCTGCTGCACCTGACGGGCTACGACTTGCCCATGGAGGAGATCAAGCGCTTTCGGCAGCTGCACTCGAAGACCCCGGGGCATCCGGAGTACGGCGTCACCCCAGGGGTGGAGACCACCACCGGACCCCTGGGCCAGGGCCTCGCCAATGCCGTGGGCATGGCCATCGCCGAGAAGGTGTTGGCGGCGGAGTTTAACCGCCCGGGCTTCGATATCGTCAACCACTACACCTACGTGTTCCTGGGCGATGGCTGCCTGATGGAGGGCGTCTCCCACGAAGCGTGTTCCCTGGCGGGGGTGCTGGGCCTCGGCAAGCTCATCTGCTTCTACGACGACAACGGCATTTCCATCGACGGACACGTGGAGGGGTGGTTCACCGACGACACCCCCAAGCGTTTCGAAGCTTACGGCTGGCACGTGGTTCCCCACGTGAACGGCCACGACCCGGTGGCGATCCAGAGGGCCATCGAAGAGGCGAAGGCGGTCACCGACAAGCCCTCGCTCATCTGCTGCAAGACGGTCATCGGCATGGGTGCGCCCAACAAAGCGGGCAGCCACGATGTGCACGGGGCGGCCCTCGGCGAGGCGGAGGTGGCCGCCACCCGACCCCACATCGGCTGGCATTACGGGCCGTTCGAGATTCCCAAGGAGGTCTACGACGCCTGGGACGCCCGGGCGAAAGGGGCGAAGCTCGAGGCGCAATGGAATGCCAAATTCGCGGAATACCGCAAAGCCTATCCGCGCGAGGCCGCCGAGTTCGAGCGGCGCATCAAGGGCGAGCTGCCCGAGGGCTGGGAAACCCACGTCCAGGCCCTGATCCGACGGGTGAACGACAAGGCGGAGACGGTGGCCACGCGCAAGGCTTCCCAAATTGCCATCGAGGCACTGGCTCCGCACCTGCCGGAGCTGATCGGCGGGTCGGCCGACCTCACCGGCTCCAACCTCACCCACTGGTCGGGCTCGCGGCCTCTCACCCGCACGGATGGGGGCAACTACATTCACTACGGCGTGCGCGAGTTCGGCATGAGCGCCATCATGAACGGGATGGCCCTGCACGGCGGGTTCATTCCGTATGGGGGCACCTTCCTGGTGTTCTCTGACTACGCGCGCAACGCCGTGCGCATGGCGGCGCTCATGAAAACGCGCACGGTGTTCGTGTTTACCCACGACTCGATCGGCCTCGGCGAAGACGGCCCCACTCACCAGCCCATCGAGCACGCAGCGAGCCTGCGGCTCATTCCCAACATGGAAGTATGGCGGCCGTGCGATACGGTGGAGACGGTGGTCGCGTGGGTGCGGGCCATCGAACGCCGGGATGGGCCGGTCGCGCTGCTTCTTTCAAGACAGAACGTTCCGTTCCAGGCGCGGGACGCGGACGCCCTCGAGCGCATCCGGCGCGGGGCCTACGTGCTTTCGGAAGCTGTCGGGGGTGCTCCCCGCTGCGTCATCATCGCCACCGGCTCCGAGGTGCCTCTGGCCATGGGCGCCCAGAAGGCGTTGGCCGACGAGGGCATTCCCGTGCGGGTCGTGTCCATGCCGTGCACTTCTGTCTTCGATCGCCAGGACCCGCAGTACCGCGAGGCGGTGCTGCCGCGGGGCGTGCCGCGGGTGGCGGTGGAGGCCGGGGTGAGCGACTACTGGCGCAAGTACGTCGGGCTAGAAGGCGCGGTGGTGGGTATCGACACCTTCGGCGAATCGGCGCCCGCCGCAGATCTCTTCAAGCATTTCGGCTTTACCGTCGAGAACGTGGTGAAGGCGGTAAAAAGCGTCCTCTGA
- the gap gene encoding type I glyceraldehyde-3-phosphate dehydrogenase, with amino-acid sequence MPIRVAINGYGRIGRNILRALYESNRKQDIQIVAVNDLGDAKTNAHLTRYDTVHGKFPGEVKVDGDYMVVNGDRIRVLAVRNPADLPWKELNVDVVHECTGLFTSKEKASAHLAAGAKKVIISAPGEKDVDATVVYGVNHHILKASHTVISNASCTTNCLAPLVKVLHEKIGVVHGLMTTIHSYTNDQVLTDVYHKDLRRARSATMSQIPTKTGAAAAVGLVLPELAGKLDGFAIRVPTINVSLVDFSCVVARPTSKEEIDQVMKEAAQGALKGILKFSDEPLVSMDFNHDAASSIYDSTLTKVTGGTFVKALAWYDNEWGFSNRMLDTTVAWMNAK; translated from the coding sequence ATGCCTATCCGAGTCGCCATTAACGGCTACGGCCGCATTGGGCGCAACATCCTGCGCGCCCTCTACGAATCCAACCGGAAACAAGACATCCAGATCGTGGCGGTGAACGACTTGGGCGACGCCAAGACCAATGCCCACCTCACCCGTTACGACACGGTGCACGGCAAGTTTCCGGGCGAGGTGAAAGTGGACGGCGACTACATGGTGGTGAACGGCGACCGCATCCGGGTGCTCGCCGTGAGGAACCCCGCGGATCTGCCCTGGAAGGAGTTGAACGTCGACGTGGTGCACGAGTGCACGGGGCTTTTTACCAGCAAGGAAAAGGCTTCCGCGCATCTGGCCGCGGGCGCGAAGAAGGTCATCATCTCGGCGCCGGGAGAAAAGGACGTGGACGCGACGGTGGTCTACGGCGTGAACCACCACATTCTCAAGGCGAGCCACACGGTGATCTCCAACGCCTCTTGCACCACCAACTGCCTGGCGCCGCTCGTGAAGGTGCTGCACGAGAAAATCGGCGTGGTCCACGGCTTGATGACCACCATCCACTCCTACACCAATGACCAGGTGCTGACCGACGTCTACCACAAAGACCTGCGGCGCGCCCGCTCGGCCACCATGTCCCAGATTCCCACCAAGACCGGGGCCGCCGCCGCCGTGGGCCTGGTGCTGCCGGAGCTCGCGGGCAAGCTGGACGGCTTCGCCATTCGGGTGCCCACCATCAATGTCTCCCTGGTGGATTTCTCGTGCGTGGTGGCGCGGCCCACCAGCAAGGAGGAGATCGACCAGGTGATGAAGGAGGCGGCGCAGGGCGCGCTCAAGGGCATCTTGAAATTCTCCGATGAGCCGCTGGTTTCGATGGACTTCAACCACGATGCCGCCTCCAGCATCTACGACTCGACGCTCACCAAGGTGACCGGCGGCACCTTTGTCAAAGCGCTGGCCTGGTATGACAACGAGTGGGGTTTCTCCAATCGGATGCTGGATACCACCGTGGCCTGGATGAACGCCAAATGA